The Mercurialis annua linkage group LG2, ddMerAnnu1.2, whole genome shotgun sequence genome contains a region encoding:
- the LOC126668620 gene encoding organic cation/carnitine transporter 7-like produces MDEHKHPKLEKKNSRGCKEIQFACYCFQLPNTPSLHAIPTLTLLILLYNFDVYPFQKLTQICTIQPSSSTIITTKFHIKMGSERQGLAYSLDEALNAVGFGKFQGLVLVYAGLGWFAEAMEVMILSFVGPAVKLKWELSSGEESLLSIVVFGGMLFGAYTWGFVSDNFGRRKGILSITMITSGAGFISAFSPNYLTLVVLRCLVGFGLGGTHVFLSWFLEFLPTSHRGKWMVIFSTFWTLGILFEASLAWIVMLRLNWRWLLALSSIPSFTLLLFYRLAPESPRYLCLNGRTTQAHQILEKMSLVNQKELPPGVLVSLGRIKEAADFSALEYKPLLFIDREKISTLKSSISSFGLLFSPNLIQTTLLLWVLFFGNVFSYYGIILLTSKLSTIQSKCGSTILHSENLQDKSLYTDVLITSFAELPGLLLSAIMVDRYGRKLSMAIMFISAWILLLPLVSPQSNILTTGLLFGARMFFMGTFTVACIYAPELYPTSIRSTGAGAANAVGRIGGMVCPLVAVALVSNCHFKAAVILFEVVIAITVVCILFFPFETSGRELSEDIATSDSKKALIDH; encoded by the exons aaaaaaaaaactctcgtGGTTGCAAAGAAATACAGTTTGCTTGCTATTGTTTTCAACTTCCAAACACGCCATCACTACATGCAATCCCCACACTGACACTCTTAATCCTTCTTTACAATTTTGATGTCTACCCTTTTCAAAAACTCACTCAAATCTGTACCATACAACCATCATCGTCAACAATAATAACAACAAAATTTCATATAAAG ATGGGAAGCGAGAGGCAAGGCCTTGCATACAGCCTTGATGAAGCACTGAATGCTGTTGGGTTCGGGAAATTTCAAGGTTTAGTTCTGGTTTATGCTGGACTTGGATGGTTTGCAGAAGCTATGGAGGTTATGATTCTTTCGTTTGTGGGTCCTGCTGTTAAGCTCAAATGGGAACTTTCCTCTGGTGAAGAGAGCCTTTTGAGTATTGTTGTTTTTGGTGGTATGCTTTTTGGAGCTTATACATGGGGTTTTGTCTCAGATAACTTTGGAAGAAG GAAAGGTATTTTAAGCATAACAATGATTACTAGTGGAGCTGGATTTATAAGTGCTTTCTCCCCAAATTACTTAACATTAGTGGTTCTCCGTTGTCTGGTTGGTTTTGGCCTGGGTGGTACACATGTATTCTTATCTTGGTTTCTTGAGTTTCTTCCCACTTCACATAGAGGCAAGTGGATGGTTATCTTTTCAACTTTCTGGACTCTTGGAATTTTATTTGAGGCCTCGCTAGCATGG ATTGTGATGCTGAGACTAAATTGGAGATGGTTACTTGCACTGTCTTCTATACCATCATTTACATTACTGCTATTTTACCGTCTTGCACCCGAGTCCCCAAGATATCTATGCCTTAATGGAAGAACAACTCAAGCACATCAGATTCTGGAGAAGATGTCGTTGGTTAACCAGAAGGAACTCCCCCCTGGTGTGCTTGTTTCTTTAGGGAGAATCAAAGAGGCTGCAGATTTTTCTGCATTAGAATATAAACCTCTACTCTTTATTGATAGAGAAAAGATCTCAACCCTAAAATCAAGCATCTCATCTTTTGGTCTTCTTTTTTCGCCAAATCTAATACAAACAACGCTTCTCCTGTGGGTCTTGTTCTTTGGAAATGTATTCTCATATTATGGCATCATACTGCTGACCTCCAAATTAAGTACTATTCAAAGCAAATGCGGCTCGACTATCTTACATTCGGAAAATCTGCAGGATAAAAGCCTCTATACTGATGTGCTTATCACTAGTTTTGCAG AGCTTCCAGGGCTTCTTTTATCAGCTATAATGGTGGATAGATATGGCCGCAAACTCTCTATGGCAATCATGTTCATCTCAGCTTGGATTTTACTTTTACCTCTAGTTTCACCTCAGTCCAATATTTTAACAACAGGATTGTTGTTTGGTGCACGCATGTTCTTCATGGGAACCTTCACTGTTGCCTGCATATATGCTCCAGAA TTATATCCAACCTCGATTAGGTCAACTGGGGCTGGAGCTGCAAATGCTGTCGGTAGAATTGGTGGGATGGTATGCCCTCTTGTAGCAGTTGCATTGGTGAGCAACTGCCATTTTAAGGCAGCTGTTATTCTGTTTGAGGTCGTAATTGCTATTACAGTTGTCTGCATTCTGTTCTTCCCATTCGAGACCAGCGGACGTGAATTGAGTGAAGATATAGCTACATCGGATTCCAAAAAAGCTCTCATTGATCATTGA